One Candidatus Poribacteria bacterium DNA segment encodes these proteins:
- a CDS encoding DNA methyltransferase has translation MNFENRTLFIADNLDVMRGMDSGTIDLIYLDPPFKSGKQWKAPIGSPAEGAEFKDIWTDEDIKYEWHGVIADEHEELYQIIQASETVYDRSMRIYLTAMAVRLFEMHRILKPTGSIYLHCDPTASHYLKALMDALFGSNNFRNEVIWKRTSTKSLAKRYAVNTDRILYYIKSEGATWNQQYVPYDAEYIQKTFRGQDKHGKYGTVDLSGGKAGSRKAYMPLKGIEPPPGRAWAPPTRNKFPASAQALLPDDYEALDQLAKCEVLDDAGLLHWPKGKIGRPRWKKYLSAMPGVVAGDLVLDTPPVKGKEDTGYPTQKPIALLERIIKASSNEGDMVLDPFCGCATACVAAERLHRKWVGIDISPDAEDITKLRLSDEVNKSANLFDPLADVIVRKDAPGRTDNAEEIDIQKHLPRYQTHKPELFGRQQGKCNGCQYPFHYRNLTVDHITPQSKGGTDRIENLQLLCAACNSTKGNGTQAELISRLKEQGVLK, from the coding sequence ATGAACTTTGAGAACCGAACGCTTTTTATTGCTGACAATCTTGACGTTATGCGGGGTATGGATTCAGGGACAATTGACCTAATTTATTTGGATCCACCCTTTAAATCTGGTAAGCAATGGAAAGCACCGATCGGTTCACCAGCAGAAGGCGCGGAATTCAAAGACATCTGGACCGACGAGGACATCAAATACGAATGGCACGGGGTGATCGCTGATGAACACGAGGAACTCTATCAGATAATCCAAGCGTCTGAAACTGTCTATGACAGGTCTATGAGGATATACCTGACAGCGATGGCAGTCCGATTGTTTGAGATGCACCGTATTTTGAAGCCGACAGGTAGCATCTATCTACACTGTGATCCGACTGCAAGCCATTATCTAAAAGCCTTGATGGACGCGCTGTTTGGAAGTAATAACTTTCGGAATGAGGTGATTTGGAAGCGGACATCGACAAAATCGTTGGCGAAACGCTACGCGGTAAACACTGACCGAATTCTTTACTATATCAAGTCCGAGGGAGCAACTTGGAATCAACAATATGTGCCCTATGACGCTGAATATATACAGAAGACTTTTCGAGGACAGGACAAACATGGTAAATACGGAACAGTTGATTTATCGGGTGGAAAAGCAGGCAGCAGAAAAGCTTATATGCCATTGAAAGGCATTGAACCGCCTCCCGGTCGGGCATGGGCACCACCTACTCGCAACAAATTTCCTGCTTCTGCACAGGCACTGTTGCCAGATGATTATGAAGCTCTCGACCAACTAGCAAAATGTGAAGTTCTTGATGATGCTGGACTGCTGCACTGGCCCAAGGGTAAAATAGGCAGACCGCGGTGGAAAAAGTATTTATCTGCGATGCCGGGTGTTGTAGCAGGTGACTTAGTTCTTGATACGCCACCTGTAAAGGGCAAAGAAGACACTGGCTATCCGACGCAGAAACCGATCGCCCTCTTAGAACGCATCATCAAAGCATCATCAAACGAAGGGGACATGGTATTAGACCCGTTCTGTGGGTGTGCGACAGCGTGTGTCGCAGCAGAGCGTTTACATCGGAAATGGGTTGGCATAGACATATCACCCGATGCTGAGGACATCACGAAGCTACGATTGTCGGATGAGGTCAACAAATCCGCTAATTTATTTGATCCGTTGGCAGATGTGATTGTTCGTAAAGACGCACCGGGGCGGACGGACAACGCCGAGGAGATAGATATTCAGAAGCATTTACCAAGATACCAAACGCACAAACCCGAGTTGTTTGGTAGGCAGCAAGGCAAATGCAATGGGTGTCAATATCCGTTCCATTATCGCAATTTGACAGTAGACCATATCACGCCACAAAGCAAAGGTGGCACTGACCGTATAGAGAACCTACAACTGCTTTGTGCTGCGTGCAATTCAACGAAAGGTAATGGTACACAAGCGGAACTGATTTCACGGTTGAAAGAACAAGGCGTGCTGAAATAG
- a CDS encoding LamG domain-containing protein, translated as MRVIGTLIAIMVLFISGIWVQESISEIDPESLMGMWHFDHGKGGTVKDSSPNGNDGKIVDAKRVEGKEGMGIEFDGSNHVVIPASKTMDDFLEGFTYLLWVKPLGNPSGPHVRLIERDWHNPNILIGPTDFYGSFLFNGGIDSSQVRGGEWEMDEWSFVALTHDGKTLALYVNGEIVADLDVGEPTFSQDHDGGSIWLTRWKGGAGWDFSGVLDEIAIFNAALSEDDLTTIMEDGLQKALDVSPVGRLTTTWGNLKR; from the coding sequence ATGAGAGTTATAGGTACTTTGATCGCTATAATGGTTCTCTTTATTTCAGGGATATGGGTTCAGGAAAGCATATCGGAGATTGACCCAGAATCCCTTATGGGCATGTGGCACTTTGATCACGGGAAAGGTGGGACAGTTAAAGATTCCTCTCCGAACGGTAATGATGGGAAAATCGTTGATGCCAAACGGGTCGAAGGGAAAGAAGGCATGGGCATCGAATTTGATGGGAGCAACCATGTCGTCATTCCAGCGAGCAAGACCATGGACGATTTCCTTGAGGGATTTACGTACCTGCTTTGGGTAAAACCGCTGGGTAACCCTTCCGGTCCGCACGTCCGACTCATAGAACGGGATTGGCATAACCCGAATATCCTTATCGGTCCAACCGACTTCTACGGTAGTTTTCTGTTTAACGGTGGGATAGATAGCAGCCAAGTCCGGGGCGGGGAATGGGAGATGGATGAGTGGAGTTTTGTCGCCTTAACGCACGACGGTAAAACGCTTGCCCTCTATGTCAATGGCGAGATCGTCGCTGATTTAGATGTAGGGGAACCGACCTTCAGTCAGGATCACGATGGCGGTTCGATCTGGTTAACCCGCTGGAAAGGTGGTGCCGGATGGGATTTCAGCGGAGTCCTTGACGAAATCGCTATCTTCAATGCTGCGCTCAGCGAAGATGACCTGACCACCATCATGGAGGACGGACTTCAGAAGGCTCTTGATGTTTCACCTGTTGGTAGATTAACGACGACTTGGGGTAACCTCAAACGGTAA
- a CDS encoding tetratricopeptide repeat protein, whose amino-acid sequence MNRHVKLLLGVFVLGFLFSCASKHQKVIDNTSEFQKYRNSIVRVENRYGFFSRGAGSGFFVERDKVATNIHVIAHPGPVYVKSVDRKTNWEVKGVAAYDVKNDLAILKVVGEGEALPLGNSDIVQEGEPISVVGFPDGKYKVTEGTLHGIRNKDKWFQMEVDTTGGSSGSPVLDSQGQVIGISTTVDGFYSYAIPSNAVKVLLTQSESFASLEQWHQRGLIRSYNAYVKGEMDYDKKRYDKAIANLDEAIRLNPESIYAYSKRGQARSALGDHEGAISDYDKAIRRNPEHAVTYFNRGYNKWNLSDHKGAINDYDKAIELNPKYVDAYSHRGVAKWNLGDHKGAINDYDKAIELNPKDIDAYNNRGVAKWDLGDYKSAINDYDKAIELNPKHGWAYNNRGEAKRKLGDPKAAIKDYNKAIELNPKYATAYSNRGIAKLDVGDPKGAINDFNKVIKLNPQNATAYGNRGAAKSRFGDHKAAINDFNEVIKLNPQDARAYSNRGAVKQKLGDYKSAIKDCDKAIALNPQDATAYYNRGVVKQRLDDYQGAIEDYGKAIQLNPQNAAAYNNRGVAKRKLGDYEGAISDCDKAINLNPQEAAAYKNRARAKEALGQHDAAKADFEKAKELDANIAK is encoded by the coding sequence ATGAATCGGCACGTTAAATTACTTTTAGGTGTTTTCGTCTTAGGGTTTCTCTTTTCCTGTGCAAGTAAACACCAAAAGGTTATTGACAATACTTCAGAATTTCAAAAATACAGAAATTCTATAGTTCGGGTAGAAAATAGGTATGGATTCTTTTCAAGAGGCGCAGGCAGTGGATTTTTCGTGGAGCGGGACAAGGTTGCAACTAACATCCATGTGATCGCCCATCCAGGACCTGTCTACGTGAAATCAGTAGATAGAAAGACGAATTGGGAGGTTAAAGGTGTTGCCGCTTACGATGTCAAAAATGATCTCGCCATTTTAAAGGTTGTGGGTGAAGGTGAGGCACTTCCTCTTGGGAACAGCGATATTGTCCAAGAAGGTGAACCCATCTCTGTAGTGGGATTTCCCGATGGCAAGTACAAGGTTACCGAGGGCACACTGCACGGCATACGGAATAAGGATAAATGGTTTCAAATGGAAGTTGATACGACTGGTGGAAGTAGTGGAAGTCCGGTTTTAGACAGTCAAGGACAAGTTATAGGTATTAGCACCACTGTAGACGGTTTTTACAGTTATGCTATTCCCTCAAATGCAGTCAAGGTATTGCTGACGCAATCGGAATCATTTGCCTCCTTGGAACAGTGGCATCAACGAGGACTGATTCGTTCTTACAACGCCTACGTTAAAGGAGAAATGGATTACGATAAAAAACGCTATGACAAGGCAATAGCTAATTTAGATGAAGCTATCCGGTTGAATCCTGAGTCTATTTATGCCTATTCCAAACGTGGACAAGCGAGATCTGCCCTCGGTGACCATGAAGGCGCGATCAGTGATTATGATAAAGCCATCCGACGCAATCCAGAGCATGCTGTTACCTACTTCAATCGTGGATACAATAAATGGAATCTTAGCGACCATAAAGGCGCAATCAATGATTATGATAAAGCCATCGAACTCAACCCAAAGTATGTAGATGCCTACAGCCACCGAGGCGTAGCGAAATGGAATCTTGGCGACCATAAAGGCGCAATCAATGATTATGATAAAGCCATTGAACTCAACCCAAAGGATATAGATGCCTACAACAACCGAGGCGTAGCGAAATGGGATCTTGGCGACTATAAAAGCGCAATCAATGATTATGATAAAGCCATCGAACTCAATCCAAAGCATGGATGGGCTTACAACAACCGCGGGGAAGCAAAACGGAAACTTGGCGACCCTAAAGCTGCGATCAAAGACTACAATAAAGCCATCGAACTCAATCCAAAGTATGCTACAGCGTACAGCAACCGAGGCATCGCAAAGTTAGATGTTGGCGATCCTAAAGGCGCGATCAATGATTTCAATAAGGTTATCAAACTCAATCCACAGAATGCTACAGCATACGGCAACCGGGGTGCTGCAAAGTCACGGTTTGGTGACCATAAAGCTGCAATCAATGATTTCAATGAGGTTATCAAACTCAATCCACAGGATGCCAGAGCGTACTCCAACCGCGGGGCTGTAAAACAGAAACTCGGTGACTATAAAAGTGCGATCAAGGATTGTGATAAAGCCATCGCACTCAACCCACAGGATGCCACTGCATATTACAACCGTGGCGTAGTGAAACAGAGACTTGACGACTATCAGGGGGCAATCGAAGATTACGGTAAAGCCATCCAACTCAATCCGCAGAATGCTGCAGCTTACAATAACCGTGGCGTAGCAAAACGGAAACTTGGCGACTATGAAGGTGCGATAAGCGATTGTGATAAAGCCATCAATCTAAATCCACAGGAAGCTGCGGCTTACAAGAATCGCGCGCGTGCAAAAGAGGCACTTGGACAACATGACGCGGCAAAAGCAGATTTTGAAAAAGCAAAGGAACTTGATGCGAATATCGCGAAATAA